The Zalophus californianus isolate mZalCal1 chromosome 8, mZalCal1.pri.v2, whole genome shotgun sequence genome has a segment encoding these proteins:
- the GAREM2 gene encoding GRB2-associated and regulator of MAPK protein 2 isoform X2 codes for MEKLAAGLAGLRWSMGAFPLDLIVSRCRLPTLACLGPGKFKLLEQARDVQEPVRYFSSVEEVASVFPDRIFVMEAITFSVKVVSGEFSEDSEVYNFTLHAGDELTLMGQAEILCAKTTKERSRFTTLLRKLGRAGALAGVGGGGPGGAGAASGGGGRPIKGKMPCLICMNHRTNESLSLPFQCQGRFSTRSPLELQMQEGEHTVRAIIERVRLPVNVLVPSRPPRNPYDLHPVREGHCYKLVSIISKTVVLGLALRREGPAPLHFLLLTDTPRFALPQGLLAGDPRVERLVRDSASYCRERFDPDEYSTAVREAPAELADDCASPRRARLCLPAPPRAPPRAPGPPGDGDQEYVSPDWAGAPEPAAPPAEIPYEELWTHQAADGLAEGRAQPPPGPDLISFGAAGPPRLEPEAPPPPVPPKSEAVKEECRLLNAPPVPPRGGNGSGRLSGSPPVPPRFPKLQPGRSPSSSLPYYSSGLQDGTGSRSGSGSPSPDAYSLYCYPCTWGDCKAGESSSRPPPGPLPSTTQPSQAARALAEPLSGRATSLLGADTPVKAYHSCPPLFKPSHPQKRFAPFGALNPFSGPAYASGPSAASSSGPTTSSGPLATSSPAFPPGPGSAGQPYSAAPASCPTSSSPPSEWREPALEPFDPFELGQGSSPEPELLRCQEPRAVGAPCLSPLGPKAFEPEGLVLRQVPTPLSPVALQGPEAGGARLLLTQGRLEGPPASPREGAAGWGGRDASSWQPPADLSALSLEEVSRSLRFIGLSEDVVSCFARERIDGSIFVQLSEDILADDFHLTKLQVKKIMQFIKGWRPKI; via the exons ATGGAGAAGCTGGCGGCCGGGCTGGCCGGCCTGCGCTGGAGCATGGGCGCCTTCCCGCTCGACCTCATCGTCAGCCGCTGCCGCCTGCCCACGCTCGCCTGCCTCGGGCCAG GGAAGTTCAAGCTCCTGGAGCAGGCCCGGGATGTGCAGGAGCCAGTGAGGTACTTCAGCAGCGTGGAGGAGGTGGCCAGCGTCTTCCCTGACCGCATCTTTGTGATGGAAGCCATCACCTTCAGTGTCAAG GTGGTGTCGGGCGAATTCAGCGAGGACAGCGAGGTGTACAACTTCACGCTGCACGCGGGCGACGAGCTCACTCTCATGGGCCAGGCGGAGATCCTGTGCGCTAAGACCACCAAGGAGCGCTCGCGCTTCACCACGCTGCTGCGCAAGCTGGGCCGGGCCGGGGCGCTGGCCGGGGTGGGCGGCGGCGGACCCGGGGGCGCGGGGGCCGCGAGCGGCGGCGGTGGCAGGCCCATCAAAGGCAAGATGCCCTGCCTCATCTGCATGAACCACCGCACCAACGAGAGCCTGAGCCTGCCCTTCCAGTGCCAGGGCCGCTTCAGCACGCGCAGCCCGCTGGAGCTGCAGATGCAGGAGGGCGAGCACACGGTGCGCGCCATCATCGAGCGTGTGCGGCTCCCGGTGAACGTGCTGGTGCCCAGCCGGCCGCCGCGCAACCCCTACGACCTGCACCCGGTGCGGGAGGGCCACTGCTACAAGCTGGTCAGCATCATCTCCAAGACCGTGGTGCTGGGGCTGGCGCTGCGCCGCGAGGGCCCGGCGCCGCTGCACTTTCTGCTGCTCACCGACACGCCGCGTTTCGCGCTGCCGCAGGGCCTTTTGGCCGGGGACCCGCGCGTGGAGCGCCTGGTGCGCGATAGCGCCTCCTACTGCCGCGAGCGCTTCGACCCCGACGAGTACTCCACGGCCGTGCGCGAGGCCCCCGCCGAGCTGGCCGACGACTGCGCCAGCCCGCGCCGCGCGCGCCTCTGCCTGCCCGCGCCCCCGCGcgcccccccccgcgcccccggccCACCCGGCGACGGCGACCAGGAGTACGTGAGCCCGGACTGGGCCGGCGCCCCCGAGCCCGCCGCGCCGCCCGCCGAGATCCCCTACGAGGAGCTGTGGACGCACCAGGCGGCCGACGGCCTCGCCGAGGGCCGGGCTCAGCCGCCGCCCGGGCCCGACCTCATCTCCTTCGGGGCCGCTGGGCCGCCCCGCCTGGAGCCTGAAGCCCCACCGCCTCCTGTCCCTCCCAAGTCCGAGGCG GTGAAGGAGGAGTGCCGCCTGCTCAATGCCCCCCCCGTGCCTCCCCGGGGTGGCAATGGCAGCGGCCGGCTCTCGGGCAGCCCCCCGGTGCCCCCACGCTTCCCCAAGCTGCAGCCCGGCCGCTCACCTAGCTCCAGCCTCCCCTACTACTCGTCTGGCCTTCAGGACGG GACAGGGTCTCGCAGTGGCAGTGGCTCTCCGTCACCGGACGCCTACTCCCTTTATTGCTACCCATGCACCTGGGGAGACTGCAAGGCGGGCGAGTCCTCCAGCCGCCCACCCCCGGGACCCCTGCCCTCGACCACGCAGCCCAGCCAGGCCGCCCGGGCCCTTGCAGAGCCCCTGAGCGGTCGGGCCACCTCCCTCTTGGGAGCGGACACCCCCGTCAAGGCCTACCACAGCTGCCCGCCTCTATTCAAGCCCTCTCACCCCCAGAAACGCTTTGCTCCATTCGGAGCTCTCAACCCCTTTTCGGGGCCTGCCTACGCCTCCGGCCCTTCAGCGGCCTCCTCTTCTGGGCCCACCACCAGCTCGGGTCCCCTGGCTACCTCCAGCCCTGCTTTTCCTCCAGGCCCGGGCTCAGCAGGCCAGCCCTACTCAGCTGCGCCCGCCTCGtgtcccacctcctcctcccccccctctGAGTGGCGGGAACCAGCCCTGGAGCCCTTTGATCCCTTTGAGCTGGGCCAGGGCAGTTCTCCAGAGCCCGAGCTGCTCCGCTGTCAGGAGCCCAGAGCTGTGGGGGCACCCTGCCTCTCGCCACTTGGACCCAAGGCCTTTGAACCGGAAGGTTTGGTGCTGCGGCAGGTCCCCACCCCTCTGTCACCGGTGGCCCTGCAGGGGCCCGAGGCAGGCGGAGCACGGCTCCTTCTCACCCAAGGGCGCTTGGAAGGGCCTCCTGCCAGTCCCCGGGAGGGGGCGGCAGGCTGGGGAGGCCGGGATGCCTCCTCCTGGCAGCCCCCTGCTGACCTGTCTGCGCTCTCCCTGGAAGAAGTCTCTCGAAGTCTGCGTTTCATCGGGCTCTCAGAGGATGTGGTGAGCTGCTTTGCCCGAGAACGCATTGACGGCAGCATCTTTGTGCAACTCAGTGAGGACATCCTGGCGGATGACTTCCACCTCACCAAGCTGCAGGTCAAGAAGATCATGCAGTTCATCAAAGGCTGGCGGCCCAAGATCTGA
- the GAREM2 gene encoding GRB2-associated and regulator of MAPK protein 2 isoform X1, translated as MEKLAAGLAGLRWSMGAFPLDLIVSRCRLPTLACLGPGEYAEGVSERDILLIHSCRQWTTVTAHTLEEGHYVIGPKIDIPLQYPGKFKLLEQARDVQEPVRYFSSVEEVASVFPDRIFVMEAITFSVKVVSGEFSEDSEVYNFTLHAGDELTLMGQAEILCAKTTKERSRFTTLLRKLGRAGALAGVGGGGPGGAGAASGGGGRPIKGKMPCLICMNHRTNESLSLPFQCQGRFSTRSPLELQMQEGEHTVRAIIERVRLPVNVLVPSRPPRNPYDLHPVREGHCYKLVSIISKTVVLGLALRREGPAPLHFLLLTDTPRFALPQGLLAGDPRVERLVRDSASYCRERFDPDEYSTAVREAPAELADDCASPRRARLCLPAPPRAPPRAPGPPGDGDQEYVSPDWAGAPEPAAPPAEIPYEELWTHQAADGLAEGRAQPPPGPDLISFGAAGPPRLEPEAPPPPVPPKSEAVKEECRLLNAPPVPPRGGNGSGRLSGSPPVPPRFPKLQPGRSPSSSLPYYSSGLQDGTGSRSGSGSPSPDAYSLYCYPCTWGDCKAGESSSRPPPGPLPSTTQPSQAARALAEPLSGRATSLLGADTPVKAYHSCPPLFKPSHPQKRFAPFGALNPFSGPAYASGPSAASSSGPTTSSGPLATSSPAFPPGPGSAGQPYSAAPASCPTSSSPPSEWREPALEPFDPFELGQGSSPEPELLRCQEPRAVGAPCLSPLGPKAFEPEGLVLRQVPTPLSPVALQGPEAGGARLLLTQGRLEGPPASPREGAAGWGGRDASSWQPPADLSALSLEEVSRSLRFIGLSEDVVSCFARERIDGSIFVQLSEDILADDFHLTKLQVKKIMQFIKGWRPKI; from the exons ATGGAGAAGCTGGCGGCCGGGCTGGCCGGCCTGCGCTGGAGCATGGGCGCCTTCCCGCTCGACCTCATCGTCAGCCGCTGCCGCCTGCCCACGCTCGCCTGCCTCGGGCCAG GGGAGTATGCTGAGGGTGTCAGTGAGAGAGACATCCTGCTCATTCACTCCTGCCGCCAGTGGACAACAGTGACCGCCCATACCCTGGAGGAGGGCCACTACGTCATCGGACCCAAGATTGACATCCCCCTGCAGTACCCAG GGAAGTTCAAGCTCCTGGAGCAGGCCCGGGATGTGCAGGAGCCAGTGAGGTACTTCAGCAGCGTGGAGGAGGTGGCCAGCGTCTTCCCTGACCGCATCTTTGTGATGGAAGCCATCACCTTCAGTGTCAAG GTGGTGTCGGGCGAATTCAGCGAGGACAGCGAGGTGTACAACTTCACGCTGCACGCGGGCGACGAGCTCACTCTCATGGGCCAGGCGGAGATCCTGTGCGCTAAGACCACCAAGGAGCGCTCGCGCTTCACCACGCTGCTGCGCAAGCTGGGCCGGGCCGGGGCGCTGGCCGGGGTGGGCGGCGGCGGACCCGGGGGCGCGGGGGCCGCGAGCGGCGGCGGTGGCAGGCCCATCAAAGGCAAGATGCCCTGCCTCATCTGCATGAACCACCGCACCAACGAGAGCCTGAGCCTGCCCTTCCAGTGCCAGGGCCGCTTCAGCACGCGCAGCCCGCTGGAGCTGCAGATGCAGGAGGGCGAGCACACGGTGCGCGCCATCATCGAGCGTGTGCGGCTCCCGGTGAACGTGCTGGTGCCCAGCCGGCCGCCGCGCAACCCCTACGACCTGCACCCGGTGCGGGAGGGCCACTGCTACAAGCTGGTCAGCATCATCTCCAAGACCGTGGTGCTGGGGCTGGCGCTGCGCCGCGAGGGCCCGGCGCCGCTGCACTTTCTGCTGCTCACCGACACGCCGCGTTTCGCGCTGCCGCAGGGCCTTTTGGCCGGGGACCCGCGCGTGGAGCGCCTGGTGCGCGATAGCGCCTCCTACTGCCGCGAGCGCTTCGACCCCGACGAGTACTCCACGGCCGTGCGCGAGGCCCCCGCCGAGCTGGCCGACGACTGCGCCAGCCCGCGCCGCGCGCGCCTCTGCCTGCCCGCGCCCCCGCGcgcccccccccgcgcccccggccCACCCGGCGACGGCGACCAGGAGTACGTGAGCCCGGACTGGGCCGGCGCCCCCGAGCCCGCCGCGCCGCCCGCCGAGATCCCCTACGAGGAGCTGTGGACGCACCAGGCGGCCGACGGCCTCGCCGAGGGCCGGGCTCAGCCGCCGCCCGGGCCCGACCTCATCTCCTTCGGGGCCGCTGGGCCGCCCCGCCTGGAGCCTGAAGCCCCACCGCCTCCTGTCCCTCCCAAGTCCGAGGCG GTGAAGGAGGAGTGCCGCCTGCTCAATGCCCCCCCCGTGCCTCCCCGGGGTGGCAATGGCAGCGGCCGGCTCTCGGGCAGCCCCCCGGTGCCCCCACGCTTCCCCAAGCTGCAGCCCGGCCGCTCACCTAGCTCCAGCCTCCCCTACTACTCGTCTGGCCTTCAGGACGG GACAGGGTCTCGCAGTGGCAGTGGCTCTCCGTCACCGGACGCCTACTCCCTTTATTGCTACCCATGCACCTGGGGAGACTGCAAGGCGGGCGAGTCCTCCAGCCGCCCACCCCCGGGACCCCTGCCCTCGACCACGCAGCCCAGCCAGGCCGCCCGGGCCCTTGCAGAGCCCCTGAGCGGTCGGGCCACCTCCCTCTTGGGAGCGGACACCCCCGTCAAGGCCTACCACAGCTGCCCGCCTCTATTCAAGCCCTCTCACCCCCAGAAACGCTTTGCTCCATTCGGAGCTCTCAACCCCTTTTCGGGGCCTGCCTACGCCTCCGGCCCTTCAGCGGCCTCCTCTTCTGGGCCCACCACCAGCTCGGGTCCCCTGGCTACCTCCAGCCCTGCTTTTCCTCCAGGCCCGGGCTCAGCAGGCCAGCCCTACTCAGCTGCGCCCGCCTCGtgtcccacctcctcctcccccccctctGAGTGGCGGGAACCAGCCCTGGAGCCCTTTGATCCCTTTGAGCTGGGCCAGGGCAGTTCTCCAGAGCCCGAGCTGCTCCGCTGTCAGGAGCCCAGAGCTGTGGGGGCACCCTGCCTCTCGCCACTTGGACCCAAGGCCTTTGAACCGGAAGGTTTGGTGCTGCGGCAGGTCCCCACCCCTCTGTCACCGGTGGCCCTGCAGGGGCCCGAGGCAGGCGGAGCACGGCTCCTTCTCACCCAAGGGCGCTTGGAAGGGCCTCCTGCCAGTCCCCGGGAGGGGGCGGCAGGCTGGGGAGGCCGGGATGCCTCCTCCTGGCAGCCCCCTGCTGACCTGTCTGCGCTCTCCCTGGAAGAAGTCTCTCGAAGTCTGCGTTTCATCGGGCTCTCAGAGGATGTGGTGAGCTGCTTTGCCCGAGAACGCATTGACGGCAGCATCTTTGTGCAACTCAGTGAGGACATCCTGGCGGATGACTTCCACCTCACCAAGCTGCAGGTCAAGAAGATCATGCAGTTCATCAAAGGCTGGCGGCCCAAGATCTGA
- the LOC118357287 gene encoding basic proline-rich protein-like encodes MAWAPPTASPAWPGLPRPPPPPGAAAALPAWPPGRGCGSHVAGLPAGRRPPPPALAPPPRPRPQPPPSPASPPRGARRPPLPVRPGDSPGPRTPGGRLERKGRRAAAPPGRGQRAASSTPPSASGPPFPAGSGASPRPLVPPPTPPPVGSASRSSGPEFGRCGRGCHGIYHLQLHTAQRGRLTNPILPMSKLRLREVKWQLGLGPGLTSKPTAFPDTRPPNSEPPLRALAKLPAPFALPFLLSTPPPSNPSWLQCRTSPLGKPFQKLRWLQQGTQCQRTPLALDVSAVPSAGAGLPRGLGCQKGSKGDSESRNALLQDNKTGKQRRQASTGADSITRPAGPPAQPRLPPSTSTAPRLSGWPSGSLFLQPPQL; translated from the exons ATGGCATGGGCGCCCCCGACGGCCAGTCCCGCGTGGCCCGGGCTCCCGCGCCCGCCGCCACCTCCTGGGGCCGCCGCGGCGCTCCCCGCCTGGCCGCCCGGCCGGGGCTGCGGGAGTCACGTGGCCGGCCTCCCCGCGGGGcgccggcccccgcccccggccctcgccccacccccccgcccgcgcccgcaGCCGCCGCCAAGTCCCGCCTCTCCGCCCCGCGGGGCGCGCCGGCCCCCCCTCCCCGTGCGTCCAGGTGACAGCCCAGGACCGAGGACCCCGGGCGGGCGCCTGGAACGAAAAGGAAGACGCGCGGCGGCACCTCCGGGTCGGGGGCAGAGGGCAGCCTCCTCTACCCCGCCAAGTGCGTCTGGGCCCCCTTTCCCCGCCGGGAGCGGCGCCTCTCCTCGCCCCCTTGTGCcgccgcccaccccacccccggtcGGCTCCGCTTCCCGAAGCTCCGGCCCAGAATTCGGCCGCTGCGGTCGCGGCTGCCATGGCATCTATCACCTCCAGCTTCACACAGCGCAGCGAGGCCGCCTCACTAACCCCATTTTAccgatgagcaaactgaggctcagagaggtcaagtggcAGCTCGGCTTGGGTCCTGGTTTGACTTCAAAACCTACTGCCTTCCCCGATACTCGGCCCCCCAACTCCGAGCCCCCACTAAGAGCACTTGCCAAGCTCCCAGCGCCCT ttgctcttccttttctgctgTCCACACCTCCTCCTTCCAACCCCTCGTGGCTCCAGTGCAGGACCTCTCCCCTTGGGAAGCCCTTCCAGAAGCTGCGGTGGCTTCAGCAGGGGACGCAGTGCCAGAGGACCCCCTTAGCCCTCGATGTGTCTGCGGTGCCTTCTGCAGGTGCAGGCCTGCCGAGGGGCCTGGGCTGCCAAAA AGGAAGCAAGGGCGACTCTGAGAGCAGGAATGCCTTGCTCCAAGAtaacaaaacaggaaagcagAGGAGGCAGGCCTCCACCGGTGCTGACTCCATAACCAGGCCCGCGGGGCCCCCAGCCCAGCCGAGGCTGCCTCCCTCCACGTCCACTGCCCCGAGGCTGAGCGGCTGGCCCTCGGGCTCGCTCTTCCTTCAGCCACCACAGCTGTGA